A genome region from Oryzias latipes chromosome 2, ASM223467v1 includes the following:
- the LOC101174327 gene encoding RNA polymerase II degradation factor 1 has protein sequence MSVKPKRQEVTSGRLAGALKMSRQTAGGPPHAAFSLYSTDSEEQVSTLHRGLDRCAVLLDHILQADTAGLSSLTRTPTEGATRSKPATPAGRKTVKKVPGKAVKGGAARSRANTSQGRRATTKTGPSSSGLHGRTSSIPTTTQTSAAAAQSGPRPRPLQRRGGRSPSPLDPPPVTVPLHAKRQVISAVPHEGRQGEGDEEDFVPVRDPGPHSSAAHLPRPVEGQEQDQDQEQDQDQDQEQDQEQEQDQEQDQDQDQEQEQDQDQASSSRRELCSSAGRPAKTVGGLLEQLKAAVAGRGSVAEQLLVGLEQILSSPQVGVEPSAPSAEGAGVVGLQGELESAQARLQQLQEDLGELRRALQDTQSQLKDVKAENAILKTDLELHRQKLLDGERVNSELASLAQHRLKEMEKLQSLLQSAADTPTDRIKGFLHSLRQAEPCTEHVQTGLRSPPPGGGSGQSDRESTDLVGGCARRLRSPSLCDSASLWSAWSARSSSTFDTRDEAAFRDGLAALDASIASLQRTFQLDLRRC, from the exons ATGAGCGTAAAACCTAAACGCCAG GAAGTGACGTCAGGGAGGCTGGCAGGAGCCCTCAAAATGAGCAG ACAGACTGCAGGAGGTCCGCCGCACGCCGCTTTCTCGCTGTACTCCACAGACTCAGAGGAACAG GTCTCCACCCTCCACAGAGGTCTGGATCGCTGCGCCGTCCTGCTGGACCACATCCTTCAGGCGGACACCGCGG GGTTGTCGTCTTTGACCAGAACACCGACAGAAGGAGCAACCAGGTCGAAACCGGCAACTCCTGCAGGGAGGAAGACCGTGAAGAAGGTTCCCGGAAAAGCAG TGAAAGGCGGAGCTGCTAGATCCAGAGCAAACACCTCCCAGGGAAGGAGGGCCACCACAAAGACGG GCCCCAGCAGCTCCGGTCTTCATGGACGAACCAGCTCCATTCCAACGACGACGCAGACTTCCGCTGCAGCCGCACAGTCTGGGCCCAGGCCCCGCCCACTCCAGAGACGAGGTGGGAGGAGTCCTTCACCTCTAGATCCTCCCCCCGTCACGGTGCCCCTCCACGCCAAACGGCAGGTCATTTCTGCCGTTCCCCATGAGGGGCGTCAGGGGGAGGGTGATGAAGAGGACTTTGTCCCTGTGAGAGACCCCGGCCCCCACAGCTCTGCTGCACACCTCCCCAGACCTGTTGAGGGGCAGGAGCAGGACCAGGACCAGGAGCAGGACCAGGACCAGGACCAGGAGCAGGaccaggagcaggagcaggaccAGGAGCAGGACCAGGACCAGGaccaggagcaggagcaggaccAGGACCAGGCCTCATCCAGCAGGAGGGAGCTCTGCAGCAGCGCAGGACGACCAGCAAAGACTGTCGGTGGACTgctggagcagctgaaggcCGCCGTCGCCGGGCGAG GCAGTGTTGCAGAACAGCTTCTCGTTGGTCTGGAGCAGATCTTGTCTTCACCTCAGGTCGGGGTCGAGCCGTCCGCCCCATCagctgaaggagcaggag TCGTGGGCCTGCAGGGGGAGCTGGAGAGCGCTCAGGCcagactgcagcagctgcaggaggaccTCGGTGAACTACGGAGAGCCCTGCAGGACACACAGAGCCAGCTGAAGGACGTGAAGGCAGAGAACGCCATCCTGAAGACAG ATCTGGAGCTCCACAGACAGAAGCTGCTGGACGGCGAGAGAGTCAACAGTGAGCTGGCCTCGCTCGCCCAGCACCGCCTGAAGGAgatggagaagctgcagag CCTCCTTCAGAGCGCCGCGGACACTCCCACCGACCGGATCAAAGGCTTCCTCCACTCTCTGAGGCAGGCGGAGCCCTGCACTGAGCACGTGCAGACAGGGCTCAGGTCACCTCCTCCTGGAGGCGGGTCCGGTCAAAGCGACAGAGAGAGCACAGACCTGGTGGGCGGGTGTGCGCGGCGCCTCCGCTCCCCGTCTCTCTGTGACTCCGCCTCCTTGTGGTCGGCCTGGAGCGCCAGGTCCTCCTCCACCTTTGACACCAGGGACGAGGCGGCGTTCAGGGACGGCCTGGCGGCTCTGGACGCCAGCATCGCCAGCCTGCAGAGAACCTTCCAGCTGGATCTGAGGAGATGTTGA